The following is a genomic window from Clostridium fungisolvens.
TTGAATTCTTTATTGCCGTAATTATTTATAAAAGTTTTCAAAAATAGTGGCATCAGGGAGTGTTTGGTAGCTCAGCTGAATGATTCGCTCAATGGAAACACCATTATTATCACAAAACCATTTCTGGTACATTGAAATTAAGCCAGAAATGTAATATTCCATGAGAAAATCAACCTCAGCGGCAGTATACTGATTGGTTCTAAAAAAATATTTTATCCAAATAGGTTTAAGGTTTTCTACAATCTTGCGTATGAATTCTGTGTCACCGTGTGGGCCTAATAGCACGATGATGTATTTATTTAGACGGGCAAAAGTCCCCAAAATTGCTTGAAGGGCCTGTGACGCATCAAAGTTATTGGCTTGCTTCACAAGGTGTACCACGAATTCGTCTACTTCATCCAAAATTTGATTTTCAAGCTCGTGCAGTATATCATAGACATCCGCATAATATCGGTAAAAAGTACTGCGATCATATCCTGCCAAACTGCAGATATCTTTTACTGTAATTTTATCAATACTCTTTTTTTCATATAATAACCAAAAGGCATCTTGAAAATTTCTCTGAGTCATTTCCGTTTGCCCTGTTTTTTTCTTCATGGTGAAGCTCCTATTCTTACTTTTTTACCCATTTTAACACAAGAAGTATAGCAAGACAACATTGTGTTAGATGAATCCAACACATAGCTATCCAGTGTTGCTTGATTGGATGTAGATTATTTTTTATAATAAACCTATCAGGGGGGATATTTGATGGCATTTATTTCATTTGAAAATGTGTATAAAGAATACGGCACAACTGACAGTCTTGTACGGGCTCTAAATGATGCGAATTTTTCTGTGGAGCAGGGAGAATTGGCAGTAATACTTGGTTCATCTGGTGCAGGTAAAACTACAGCACTAAATATTCTGGGGGGCATGGATACTGTAACACGGGGCAAGGTTATATTTGATGGCAAGGATATAGCCAACTGGAATGAAGAACAGCTATGTAATTATCGCCGCACTGATGTTGGGTTTGTGTTCCAGTTTTATAATCTAGTACCTAATCTGACGGCACTTGAAAATGTAGAGTTAGCAGCGCAGATTTGCGAAGACAGTCTAGACGCCGCTGAAACTCTTGAAAAAGTTGGTCTTGAAGATCGAAAAGGAAATTTTCCCGCTCAGCTTTCAGGTGGAGAACAGCAGAGAGTTTCAATAGCTCGTGCACTGGCAAAAAGGCCAAAACTGTTGCTTTGTGATGAGCCAACAGGTGCGCTGGACTATGTGACTGGTAAGCAGATTTTACAGCTTTTGCAGGATACCTGCCGCAGAGATGGGATAACTGTTATTATAATCACTCACAACAGCGCAATTGCTCCAATGGCAGATAAGGTAATTAGGTTCAAGAGTGGTAAAATTGTTGATATGAAAGTCAATGCTGAACCTATGAATATTGCAGAGATTGAGTGGTGAGGCAGTGAAGAAAAGTGCATTTTATAAGGATATTAGAAGAACCTTAAAAAAGAATTTGTCCAGATTCATTGCAATCACTGTGATGGCGGCACTTGGCATTGGCGTGTTTTCCGGATTTGCAGTGGGGTGTCTGGATGCCCTAAAATCTGCTGACAATTTCTTTCATAAACAAAACACTTATGACATTAAAATTGTATCTACCCTTGGACTAACTAGGGATGATGTTTTAGCCATATCCAAAATGGAGGGTGTGAGTTCAGTATTTGGCAGTCCAGGTATGGATGTTAAGGTTCAGCAAAGCAGTGGAAGCTTACTGCTGGCAAATCTAAGTACCTTGGATCCAAAAGGCATGAACAAACCTTATGAAATTGAAGGTGCGCTGCCAACTAAATCAGGGCAAATTGCTGTGAACTCTAAATTTATGGAGGATACCGGCTTGAAGCTTGGAGACAGTATTACTCTGACAGAAGATGATAAAGATAAGACGGCTGTTAAGGATTCAGGGTCAGGTGGCAGTGGGAAGGATGACAAAGCTGATTTGGGAATTAATATAGAAAGTGATTCTTCAGCTCCGTCACTAAAAGTGAAAAATTACAAAATTACTGCAATTATTTTAAGCCCTTTGGATATTTCCAACACTAAAAAAGGCATTTCATCTGTGTCCTTCTCCTCAAGCAGCAGTACTTACATGATGTATGCTACGGCAGACTCCATTAAAAGTGATATTTATAGTTCTATTTATGTTACTTTAGATGGTGCTTCAAAGTTAGATGGATATTCTAAGGAATACGAAACACTGGTAGACAGTATAACCTCAAAAATCAAATCTACTATTCAAGAAAAACGACAGAAGGCTAGATACGATGAAGTTGTGGGTAATGCTAATGCCAAAATTGTCAAAGCTGAAGGGCTGCTTAGGGACAAAATGACAGATGCAGAGCAAAAGCTATCTGATGCTCAGAAAAAGATTGATGATGGCTTGACGGAGGTTAATAATGGACAGGCGGAGCTTAAAGCCAATGAGTTAAAACTTTTACAGGGAGAACAGACACTCTCGGCTGCAGATAAATCTGCAAATGAAAAGTTCAACTCTTCCCAAAAAGAGATTGATAAGGGATGGACAGAATTGAAGGCCGGTGAAGGAAAGTTAAGCAGTGAGGAAAAAGCTGCATTGGAACAGTTTTCAATCAGTGAACAGAAGCTTGAGGAAAGTAGTAACACGCTTAATATACAAAAGGCTGATGCAGATGCACAGTTAAAGGGAGTAGTTTCTGTGCTACCAAAAGAGGCGCAGGAGATCTGGAACAGTGTAGAAGTTAAAAAAGTATGGGCAGATATGGTTGCAGATGGTGTTAAGGCAGCTCCATATTTACTAGCAATTAAACAGGTGGAGGCACCAACAAAGGATGAAACCGATGCCTATAATGCTGCAATGGCAGGTCTTAAAGCTGATACTCAAGCTTTTGCTGCAGATTTTATTATGGGAGGAGCTTCTCTTACAGAGGAGCAAATCTCTGGTTTTTCAAGTGTTGCTGTTGCTCAGGGCACTTTGAATTACAGCCAAACCTTGCTTAATGAAAATTCATCGGTACTGGCAACTCAAAAGGCTGCTGCATTGAAGCAGATTTCTGATGCCCGTCAGAAAATTGAGGATAGTAAAGCACAGCTTACAAGCGGACAGCAGAAACTAAATGACTGCAAGGCTGAGGCTAATATACAATTTGCTGAAAAGTATGCAGAAATAAATGAGGGCAAGCAAAAGCTTGTGGATGCTAAAAGAAAACTTAATGAGGCTAAGTCTAAACTTATTGATGGTCAGGCCGAGCTTAATAAAAATAAGTCTGACTACCAAAATTCTATTGCAGATGCCAGACAGAAGCTTTCGGATGCCAAGAACAAGGTTTCAGACATCAGCATGGCGAAATGGTATGTCTGGGATCGGAGCTATAACGAAAGTATTGCAGGACTTAAAAGTGATATAAGCTTCATTCAAGCTGTTACCAAAGCCTTTCCGGTTATTTTCTTCCTGGTGTCTGTACTAATTAGCCTGACCACCATGACTCGCATGGTGGAGGAGGACCGTGGATTAATTGGTACGTATAAATCTCTAGGTTATTCAAACTTACAGATTAGCATAAAATATATTCTCTATGCAGTACTGGCCTGCATAATTGGAGGTATCTTGGGAAGCATCATTGGATTCATTGCCCTTCCTAAGGTAATTGAAGTTGTCACCAGTACTCTGTATGCATTACCAAAGTTTCAGCTGTTCTTCAATCCTTATTATGGTATTGGGGGCTTTGGGATGTTCCTATTGGGTATTGTAGGTGCAACAGCTATCTCCTGTGCTGAAATGCTACGCTATCGTCCGGCAGAGCTGATGCGTCCAAAAGCACCTAAAACAGGAAGTCGTATTTTACTGGAACGCATTCCATTCATTTGGAAACGACTGAATTTCCTAAATAAAGTAACCTGCCGTAACTTGTTCAGATATAAGAAGCGTGCTATCATGACCATTGTAGGCATCTTAGGCTGTACTATGCTTATCGTGCTGGGCTTTGGTGTGAGGGATAGCGTAGTTAGTCTGACAACTGACCAGTTCAATAGGGTAACTGTATATGATGCTATTGTAATGACAGATAATTTGAATACAGTTAAAATGAACACTCTTGCCAATGAGTGGAAGGCATCTGGAAAGGTGAAGGATACACTGCAACTTCAGATTAAATCCTTGACACTGCGAAACAAGAGGGATAGTTTGGATATTACCGTTATGGTGATTCCAGAGGGTTCGGATTTGGGACACTTTGTTAATTTATATGATTCTAAAACCCATAAAGCAATGACCTTGCCGAAAAATGGTATTGTGGTTACTCAAAATGCTGCGAAAAAGCTTGCTTTAACAAGTGGAGACACCGTTTCTATGCAAAATGAGAATAATTTGGAGCGTGATTTTCAGGTATCTTACGTAGCTACAAATTATACAGGTAATTACGTGTATGTCAGTGAAAGTTCTTACCAGGCAGCATTTGGCGACTATAACGGAACCTCTTTCCTGTTGAACCTAACAAATAAGAAAGAGGGGCAGAAGTGGCTGGATGCTTTAAGTGATGATGAGAGAATCCTCAAAGTCAACAGCAGTCAATCAATGATTGATGCATTTAGTGAAGTAAATAATGTTATTAACATGGTTGTTTATCTCTTAATTGGCATGTCAGCAGTATTGGCTTTGACAGTTCTGTTTACCCTGTCTAATATCAATATAAGTGAGCGTGAAAGGGAGCTCGCCACCATCAAGGTGCTTGGCTTCCAGCGTGAAGAGGTATATTCCTACGTAAACAGGGAGACCTTTATTCTTACACTATTAGGTATAATTTGTGGTCTGCCAGCAGGGTTTGGGATCACCTATGGCATTCTGAGCAATGTCAGCATTGCGAATATCGCTTTTAATGTTCGTGTTTCCATGATATCTTATCTGATTGCTGCGGTTATTACGCTGATTTTTGCCTTATTGGTAAACAAAGTCACAAATAAGGGATTGCGAAAAATTAACATGGTGGAAGCATTAAAGAGCGTTGAGTAAAAAATAGATTCCATTATAATCTTTAGATGTTTAAAGGGGTTTAAGTAAATATTGAAGTGTGTTTTACGTTCCCTCAGACTGATAGTTTGAGGGAATAGTTATTTCTTTTAGATGTACCACTTCGTAATGAAACTTATTATTTTTAAATTCTCTCACCAGAACCCGTGAGAGTTTTAAAAATAGACTTCGGATCGAAGTGGTTCATCTTTATTACCAATTTAATAAATCAATGGACTTAAAGGCCGTTGCTTCACTATTAAAGGAGTTAATGAGTTTGGATACAGCAATAAAAAAATCTGAACAAAAAATCGGATACTTAAGTAGTGATGAAGAAGCTATGAGAATCTATTATGAGAGAGAAAGATCTCTTCATGAAAGAGCTAATATGATTAGTTCAGCAGAAGAGAAATTCAATAGTTAACGGAAACATATCAATAGTAAAACTTGTTCACTTCGGTAGCTCCAAGGAATATATCCATCACTTATTAGAATATGGTGTTATCCCATTTGTATATAGACTATCTACTAAGTTAAACAATTCTTCTGCCGATAAATCCTTTCCTTGTCGGATCCAAAGACGAAATAAGGAAAGTGATGTTGATATGTAAAACTCAATCAAATATGGCGTTAAAGAATTATAATCAAGAAAGTTTAAGTCTAATTTATCAAAGGGAATTTCTCTTTTCAACCGTTCTAAAAAATGAACACTTCCATAGTCACCCAATAAGGCCTTGAGTGTTGAGATATGCTCGCTATTTTCCAAACAATGAAGTGCATTTTGGATAGGATCCGTAGCTGCTTCTTTATTCGTCAATGACTCTTTCATAGAATTCAATAAATCAGTTTCAACAAAGTCTAACAATTCGTAAATATCAGCAAAGT
Proteins encoded in this region:
- a CDS encoding ABC transporter permease codes for the protein MKKSAFYKDIRRTLKKNLSRFIAITVMAALGIGVFSGFAVGCLDALKSADNFFHKQNTYDIKIVSTLGLTRDDVLAISKMEGVSSVFGSPGMDVKVQQSSGSLLLANLSTLDPKGMNKPYEIEGALPTKSGQIAVNSKFMEDTGLKLGDSITLTEDDKDKTAVKDSGSGGSGKDDKADLGINIESDSSAPSLKVKNYKITAIILSPLDISNTKKGISSVSFSSSSSTYMMYATADSIKSDIYSSIYVTLDGASKLDGYSKEYETLVDSITSKIKSTIQEKRQKARYDEVVGNANAKIVKAEGLLRDKMTDAEQKLSDAQKKIDDGLTEVNNGQAELKANELKLLQGEQTLSAADKSANEKFNSSQKEIDKGWTELKAGEGKLSSEEKAALEQFSISEQKLEESSNTLNIQKADADAQLKGVVSVLPKEAQEIWNSVEVKKVWADMVADGVKAAPYLLAIKQVEAPTKDETDAYNAAMAGLKADTQAFAADFIMGGASLTEEQISGFSSVAVAQGTLNYSQTLLNENSSVLATQKAAALKQISDARQKIEDSKAQLTSGQQKLNDCKAEANIQFAEKYAEINEGKQKLVDAKRKLNEAKSKLIDGQAELNKNKSDYQNSIADARQKLSDAKNKVSDISMAKWYVWDRSYNESIAGLKSDISFIQAVTKAFPVIFFLVSVLISLTTMTRMVEEDRGLIGTYKSLGYSNLQISIKYILYAVLACIIGGILGSIIGFIALPKVIEVVTSTLYALPKFQLFFNPYYGIGGFGMFLLGIVGATAISCAEMLRYRPAELMRPKAPKTGSRILLERIPFIWKRLNFLNKVTCRNLFRYKKRAIMTIVGILGCTMLIVLGFGVRDSVVSLTTDQFNRVTVYDAIVMTDNLNTVKMNTLANEWKASGKVKDTLQLQIKSLTLRNKRDSLDITVMVIPEGSDLGHFVNLYDSKTHKAMTLPKNGIVVTQNAAKKLALTSGDTVSMQNENNLERDFQVSYVATNYTGNYVYVSESSYQAAFGDYNGTSFLLNLTNKKEGQKWLDALSDDERILKVNSSQSMIDAFSEVNNVINMVVYLLIGMSAVLALTVLFTLSNINISERERELATIKVLGFQREEVYSYVNRETFILTLLGIICGLPAGFGITYGILSNVSIANIAFNVRVSMISYLIAAVITLIFALLVNKVTNKGLRKINMVEALKSVE
- a CDS encoding TetR/AcrR family transcriptional regulator: MKKKTGQTEMTQRNFQDAFWLLYEKKSIDKITVKDICSLAGYDRSTFYRYYADVYDILHELENQILDEVDEFVVHLVKQANNFDASQALQAILGTFARLNKYIIVLLGPHGDTEFIRKIVENLKPIWIKYFFRTNQYTAAEVDFLMEYYISGLISMYQKWFCDNNGVSIERIIQLSYQTLPDATIFENFYK
- a CDS encoding ABC transporter ATP-binding protein, producing MAFISFENVYKEYGTTDSLVRALNDANFSVEQGELAVILGSSGAGKTTALNILGGMDTVTRGKVIFDGKDIANWNEEQLCNYRRTDVGFVFQFYNLVPNLTALENVELAAQICEDSLDAAETLEKVGLEDRKGNFPAQLSGGEQQRVSIARALAKRPKLLLCDEPTGALDYVTGKQILQLLQDTCRRDGITVIIITHNSAIAPMADKVIRFKSGKIVDMKVNAEPMNIAEIEW
- a CDS encoding TetR/AcrR family transcriptional regulator — translated: MKKQPEITEKTKQAFIDIFCELYSQKPIEKISIKDITSKAGYNRSTFYQYFADIYELLDFVETDLLNSMKESLTNKEAATDPIQNALHCLENSEHISTLKALLGDYGSVHFLERLKREIPFDKLDLNFLDYNSLTPYLIEFYISTSLSLFRLWIRQGKDLSAEELFNLVDSLYTNGITPYSNK